From a single Candidatus Nanopelagicales bacterium genomic region:
- a CDS encoding M48 family metallopeptidase, whose protein sequence is MVNFRDRQQVNRRATVALILAMFVCFVAASAPIMYLTGSWSGGWLIAVCLVAAIFPLLSYWFSDVAVLHATGAQIVNRAEAPALYDLVDEVRIAAGLPMPRVAIINDPSPNALATGRDPEHAAIVLTSGLLDSMTRDEVQGVVAHEMGHVANRDIRVMSIAASIAAVLWAMYSLFAALATRRNDDGEVQDGGPLAMLLLLFTPILMTYLNAGMSRRRESLADATAVQFTRNPAGLRHALERLQSFDQPPDQTNTATAHMWFNARTSWRGRLLATHPPLDARIRRLRDMEGVGGATQ, encoded by the coding sequence ATGTTCGTCTGCTTCGTCGCGGCCAGTGCGCCGATCATGTACCTGACCGGCAGTTGGTCGGGCGGATGGCTGATTGCGGTCTGCCTTGTTGCTGCGATCTTCCCGCTGCTGAGCTACTGGTTCAGCGATGTCGCGGTCCTGCACGCGACTGGCGCCCAGATCGTCAACCGCGCCGAAGCGCCCGCGCTGTACGACTTGGTTGACGAGGTTCGTATCGCCGCCGGGCTGCCAATGCCGCGCGTCGCCATCATCAACGACCCGTCCCCGAACGCCCTGGCAACCGGGCGCGACCCCGAACACGCCGCCATTGTGTTGACCTCCGGCCTGTTGGACTCAATGACCCGTGACGAAGTCCAAGGAGTAGTCGCCCACGAAATGGGACACGTCGCCAATCGGGATATCCGCGTGATGTCGATCGCGGCTTCGATCGCCGCCGTCCTCTGGGCGATGTATTCCCTCTTCGCAGCACTCGCGACCCGACGGAACGACGATGGCGAGGTCCAGGACGGTGGACCGCTTGCGATGCTCCTACTGCTATTCACCCCAATACTGATGACATATCTGAACGCTGGGATGTCCCGGCGGCGGGAGTCCCTCGCCGATGCGACTGCCGTTCAGTTCACCAGGAACCCAGCCGGCCTGCGGCACGCGCTTGAGCGCTTGCAATCGTTCGACCAACCGCCGGATCAAACCAACACTGCAACCGCGCATATGTGGTTCAACGCCAGAACATCGTGGCGCGGGCGGTTGCTGGCTACGCACCCGCCGTTGGATGCGCGGATCCGACGCCTACGAGACATGGAGGGCGTCGGTGGTGCCACACAGTAA
- a CDS encoding YbjN domain-containing protein yields the protein MRTDMVESYVRDLVERMTGTRPESDEDGDLRFEFGKALFFIRVINPGDAIVQVFSIAVAELESTPALDTALNEINSAIQFARIFHVRGQVLIESEIWGSDVNPANLAYACSNIASATDAYGPKLVEAFGGVAVFEESKQPAYSQEELFRPAIHGGYL from the coding sequence GTGAGAACAGACATGGTCGAGTCCTACGTTCGGGACCTAGTGGAGAGGATGACCGGAACCAGGCCCGAAAGTGACGAGGATGGGGACCTGCGCTTCGAGTTCGGCAAGGCGCTGTTCTTCATTCGGGTGATCAACCCGGGTGACGCGATCGTCCAGGTATTCAGCATCGCCGTGGCCGAACTTGAGTCGACGCCCGCTTTGGATACTGCACTGAACGAAATCAACAGCGCCATCCAGTTTGCCCGAATCTTCCACGTGCGAGGTCAAGTTCTCATCGAATCGGAGATCTGGGGTTCGGACGTCAACCCGGCGAATCTGGCCTACGCCTGTTCCAACATTGCCTCGGCCACCGACGCATACGGACCCAAACTCGTCGAGGCTTTCGGAGGAGTTGCTGTCTTCGAGGAGTCCAAACAGCCCGCCTACTCGCAAGAAGAACTGTTCCGCCCGGCGATCCACGGTGGCTATCTGTAG
- a CDS encoding serine hydrolase, translated as MTTAAATPGVEPAEPKKKRKWLKRTIITIVTVIVVLLALIIGALLWFNIPTNSAGLAAQSVCSGTFTSGRNADDVFNQDVLPQSPALSVVSTSVDEPNRKVTAKFLGIFSRTASLLPNRGCVLDVTPDPAAQPFTSTPENPAPWPAGDSAVPPSQWGAGVNAKGLENAVNEAFVGAGDPKAANARGLAVVQDGKLLIQKQADGFPEDMPLLGWSMTKTVNAMVFYKRASEKGFDPSTLVVDSFPKDREPSWVADWRNDPQKSKMTVNDLLGMKSGLDFEDDYGPTAKVVQMLYGEPSMANYAASQSMAADPGTTFAYSTGVADIISQVTQGMFANDQEYWDYWNKEVFSPIGIKNGTFATDTSGTWVGGSYIYASTGDWARLGQLMLSDGAWDSKQVVPQGWWKFAGTPSLPTGDGNSYGAQTWIPAQPNSGECASYSDIPKDTLSMEGHYGQVVAMVPSKKAVIVRLGWTVEKTQFDSCKLISDVLKNLPDVK; from the coding sequence ATGACAACTGCAGCAGCAACACCAGGGGTCGAGCCAGCCGAGCCCAAGAAGAAGCGCAAGTGGCTCAAGCGAACGATCATCACGATCGTCACGGTGATCGTCGTGCTCCTCGCCCTCATCATCGGCGCACTGTTGTGGTTCAACATCCCCACCAATAGCGCTGGCCTTGCCGCCCAGAGCGTGTGCTCCGGAACATTTACGTCCGGTCGCAACGCCGACGATGTCTTTAACCAGGACGTTTTGCCGCAGAGCCCCGCGCTCAGTGTGGTCTCGACATCCGTCGACGAACCCAACCGCAAGGTGACCGCCAAGTTCCTCGGAATCTTCTCTCGCACGGCGTCATTGCTTCCCAACCGTGGGTGTGTCCTCGACGTCACCCCGGATCCGGCGGCGCAGCCATTCACGTCAACGCCAGAGAACCCGGCACCGTGGCCCGCTGGCGACTCGGCGGTTCCACCGTCTCAATGGGGTGCTGGCGTCAATGCCAAGGGCCTTGAGAACGCCGTGAATGAGGCGTTCGTGGGCGCGGGCGATCCGAAGGCCGCCAACGCCCGCGGACTCGCAGTTGTCCAGGACGGCAAACTGCTGATCCAAAAGCAAGCCGACGGTTTCCCTGAGGACATGCCGCTGCTCGGGTGGTCGATGACCAAGACGGTCAACGCGATGGTGTTCTACAAGCGCGCTAGCGAAAAGGGATTTGATCCCAGCACCCTCGTGGTGGATTCCTTCCCCAAGGATCGCGAGCCCTCGTGGGTCGCCGATTGGCGCAACGATCCACAGAAGAGCAAGATGACGGTCAACGATCTGCTCGGCATGAAGTCCGGCCTCGACTTCGAAGACGACTACGGCCCCACCGCCAAGGTCGTCCAGATGCTCTACGGCGAGCCGAGCATGGCCAACTACGCGGCGTCGCAATCGATGGCCGCGGACCCCGGCACCACTTTCGCTTACAGCACCGGCGTCGCAGACATCATCAGCCAGGTCACCCAGGGCATGTTCGCCAACGATCAGGAGTACTGGGATTACTGGAACAAGGAAGTCTTCTCCCCGATCGGTATCAAGAACGGCACGTTCGCGACCGACACATCCGGCACCTGGGTCGGTGGCTCATACATCTACGCGAGCACAGGCGACTGGGCCCGACTCGGACAACTGATGCTCAGCGACGGCGCGTGGGATTCCAAGCAGGTCGTGCCGCAGGGCTGGTGGAAGTTCGCGGGAACCCCGTCGCTGCCAACCGGCGATGGCAACAGCTACGGAGCGCAAACGTGGATTCCCGCGCAACCGAATAGCGGTGAGTGCGCGAGCTACTCCGACATCCCCAAGGACACACTGTCGATGGAGGGTCACTACGGCCAGGTCGTCGCGATGGTTCCGTCGAAAAAGGCCGTCATCGTCCGCCTCGGTTGGACGGTTGAGAAGACACAATTCGACAGTTGCAAGCTGATCAGCGACGTGCTCAAGAATCTGCCGGACGTCAAGTAG